Proteins from one Nitrospirota bacterium genomic window:
- a CDS encoding sigma-54-dependent Fis family transcriptional regulator, with protein sequence MNKILVIDDEKFITWSLKQGLEKEGYEVLTSDSGEEGLEVFKAEIPDITLLDVQLSGMDGIKTLEMIKEQNRDALVIMITAHGGVEGAVRAIKLGAYDYIEKPFDLDRIKILIKKALETVTLKKEVRQLRSEQQDKYSFENIIGQSEAIKKVITIARKIAESDATTILLQGESGTGKDLIAKAIHFHSSRADKPFIEVTCTALPETLIESELFGYEKGAFTDAKTSKKGLFELADGGTIYLDEIGDMKPSTQAKLLRVIEERTFKKIGGLRDIKVDVRVIAATNKNLEEATKDGSFREDLYYRLKVIPIYMPPLRERKEDIIPLVMHFIKVFNREIKKEVKGVAPEAEELLLNYPWPGNVRELKNIIERVFILESDNVILPEHLHMEINTYAHKTTPEGEKFPLNLPSEGVSLEGLEKEFIRQALQMANGNQTKAAKLLDLSRDALRYRMQKFGLL encoded by the coding sequence GTGAATAAGATATTAGTCATAGACGACGAAAAGTTTATTACCTGGTCCCTCAAACAGGGCTTAGAAAAAGAGGGATACGAGGTCTTAACGTCTGATTCAGGCGAAGAGGGACTTGAGGTCTTTAAGGCAGAAATTCCTGATATCACACTTTTAGATGTCCAGCTTTCAGGGATGGATGGCATTAAAACCCTGGAAATGATAAAAGAACAGAACAGGGATGCCCTGGTAATCATGATTACAGCCCATGGAGGTGTTGAAGGTGCTGTCAGGGCAATAAAATTAGGGGCCTATGACTATATAGAGAAACCTTTTGACCTGGATAGAATCAAGATACTGATAAAAAAGGCGCTGGAGACAGTGACTTTAAAAAAAGAGGTCCGCCAGCTAAGGAGCGAACAGCAGGACAAATACAGTTTTGAAAACATCATAGGGCAGTCCGAAGCTATAAAAAAGGTAATCACCATTGCCAGAAAGATTGCTGAAAGTGACGCCACTACTATTCTTCTTCAGGGGGAGAGCGGAACTGGAAAGGACCTTATAGCAAAGGCGATTCATTTCCATAGTTCCCGTGCTGACAAACCTTTTATAGAAGTAACCTGCACAGCCCTGCCAGAAACCCTTATCGAAAGCGAGCTCTTTGGCTATGAGAAGGGTGCCTTTACAGATGCAAAGACATCTAAGAAAGGGCTCTTCGAATTAGCCGATGGCGGAACAATTTATTTAGATGAGATTGGCGATATGAAGCCCTCTACCCAGGCTAAGCTCCTCAGGGTCATAGAGGAACGCACATTTAAGAAAATAGGCGGTCTTAGAGACATCAAAGTGGATGTCAGAGTTATAGCCGCCACAAATAAAAATTTGGAAGAAGCAACAAAAGACGGAAGCTTCAGAGAAGACCTCTACTACAGGCTAAAAGTAATCCCTATATACATGCCTCCGCTGAGGGAGAGAAAAGAGGATATCATCCCTCTGGTTATGCATTTTATCAAGGTCTTTAATAGAGAGATCAAGAAGGAGGTAAAAGGCGTAGCTCCAGAAGCTGAGGAACTATTGCTGAATTATCCGTGGCCTGGCAATGTGAGAGAGTTAAAAAATATTATAGAAAGAGTTTTTATCCTGGAAAGCGACAACGTCATCCTTCCAGAACACCTGCACATGGAGATCAATACTTATGCCCATAAGACTACCCCCGAGGGAGAAAAATTTCCTCTAAACTTGCCTTCAGAAGGCGTATCCCTCGAAGGGCTTGAAAAAGAATTTATCCGCCAGGCACTGCAAATGGCTAATGGTAATCAGACAAAGGCAGCAAAATTGCTCGACCTCTCACGAGACGCCCTGAGATACAGGATGCAGAAATTCGGGCTGCTTTAA